In Parasteatoda tepidariorum isolate YZ-2023 chromosome 2, CAS_Ptep_4.0, whole genome shotgun sequence, one DNA window encodes the following:
- the LOC107438905 gene encoding uncharacterized protein isoform X2, with protein MSYISSTSKEKHARPRLCAGAKMFGEALRQIRTSRNVKPSASSSIRSNDGSLENKASLNLPDNLEIIEVTSDSLDQQKAANRKVTYGAQSKNRLHPKHSIAPNESLDSDPKSKDRLYQTFDTEYPSSNKEIELQVSRLNELSLIDKNYHCENDSNLTFETQIKSEEENRQATYFKSYQTKQSFGKDKNNNDGGRSIFWEKESNTGNSNSIYNEEQNNDKIDFFRENVNNSNKSISMFRENESHKDIFSSDEDCSSQIHCSNAYECNKIFKDSSSVSKQHTLSLNELCTRKEHKEPSKPGVKHVSVNKSKYFVPQNFLGKIYDFPVHHSKDTSHLLSTQNVSKNSLIKNSSLSTILPKHFYKSNVKQGNSGLSNNHKCFAGKAPATNQIFNYRKEIEFEELSDETLGKKCDSVSSKGHHVLLSEIFGPPQNFDNSFLEKPVDSFQDNLKCKQDIVQKDIVTVNNKYCNALSDELLSNNCKKEKVSVPQKTDFCSSYSVPLCLRNPSKYHSFKKYTVDSTKGSVQHFENDASHKINPMTLKSYSSPLNEIIYPESQSSKTAVTISKSSLRQLKSSSLECLEQKYTNTNHSNDVHQISNSEIDYDKNMYKQTQPLSKCDTYYSCSTKCAPLYVSHSLTDKQVPLSSVRNESACIFNLKDKDMKISKDFDSSTASHSSSPKYVSLSSDCRIRNKEAVGTEQIFSSTHSLLSECSEEPRYCDTYYSSAAKYMPLSSNYAMNKEYAGAFNSKQMTAQVENSSHSFLDKNPSLSSVMNECAFNSKHRAMKVHEDSDSSTSSCSLSQKYVPLSSVMNECAKQSANKVNSDSDSSTSSRSSSHKYVPFSSHCLMMNKKVAGTKQITVKNASSQPLLFSGFGEELQHLSDVASDSSSSGHDLQICDNSFRKLTTDTISFQEYMKQEDFAIKCNTDFIVPSKFSYDSNGDLPLSSSVLEVVPDLLIGTCLVDPSD; from the exons ccTCACTAAATCTACCGGATAATCTAGAAATCATTgag GTTACTTCTGACTCTTTAGACCAACAAAAAGCTGCAAATAGAAAAGTAACTTATGGTGCTCAATCCAAAAATAGATTGCACCCCAAACATAGCATTGCACCAAATGAATCTTTGGATTCTGATCCTAAATCAAAAGATAGATTATACCAAACATTTGATACCGAATATCCTTCTTCAAATAAGGAAATTGAATTGCAAGTTTCAAGGCTTAATGAGCTTTCtttaattgacaaaaattatcattgtgAGAATGactcaaatttaacttttgaaactcAAATTAAGTCAGAAGAAGAAAACAGACAAgcgacatattttaaatcatatcagACTAAACAATCTTTtggaaaagataaaaacaataatgatggGGGTAGATCGATATTTTGGGAAAAGGAAAGCAATACTGGTAATAGCAACTCAATATATAATGAGGaacaaaacaatgataaaattgatttttttagggaaaatgtaaataatagtaataaaagcATCTCCATGTTTAGGGAGAATGAAAgtcataaagatattttttcttctgatgaAGACTGTAGCTCACAAATACACTGTTCTAATGCCtatgaatgtaataaaatatttaaagacagTTCATCGGTTTCAAAACAACACACCTTATCTCTAAATGAACTGTGTACTCGCAAGGAACATAAGGAGCCTTCCAAACCCGGGGTCAAGCATGTATcagtaaataaaagcaaatattttgtaCCCCAAAACTTTTTGggtaaaatttatgattttcctGTCCATCATTCTAAAGATACTTCACATTTATTATCTACTCagaatgtttctaaaaatagtcTGATCAAAAATTCTTCCCTATCCACTATACTCcctaagcatttttataaaagtaatgtgAAACAAGGCAATTCTGGTTtatcaaataatcataaatgttTTGCCGGTAAAGCTCCTGCAACAAACCAAATTTTCAACtacagaaaagaaattgaattcgAAGAACTTTCTGACGAGACATTGGGAAAAAAGTGTGATAGTGTGTCATCCAAAGGACACCATGTCCTCTTGAGTGAAATATTTGGTCCACCACAAAATTTTGACAATAGTTTTTTAGAAAAGCCTGTTGATAGTTTTCaagacaatttaaaatgtaaacaagatATTGTTCAAAAAGATATAGTCACTGTTAACAATAAGTATTGCAATGCTTTGTCTGATGAGCTTCTTTCTAATAACTGCAAAAAGGAAAAAGTGTCTGTACCGCAGAAAACAGATTTTTGTTCATCCTATTCTGTTCCTCTATGCTTAAGAAATCCttcaaaatatcattcatttaaaaaatatactgtagATTCAACGAAAGGCTCTGTTCAGCATTTTGAGAATGATGCTTCTCATAAGATTAATCCAATGACCTTGAAAAGTTATTCTAGTCCCTTAAATGAGATAATTTATCCAGAGTCTCAGAGTTCTAAAACTGCAGTAACTATATCAAAAAGTTCACTTAGGCAGCTGAAAAGTTCTTCATTAGAATGTCTTGAACAAAAGTACACTAATACTAATCATTCTAACGATGTACATCAAATTTCTAATTCTGAAATCGactatgataaaaatatgtacaaacAGACTCAGCCTTTAAGCAAATGTGATACTTACTACTCGTGCTCAACCAAATGTGCACCTTTATATGTTAGTCATTCATTAACAGACAAACAAGTGCCATTATCCTCTGTAAGGAATGAATCtgcttgtatttttaacttaaaagataAGGATATGAAGATAAGCAAAGATTTCGATTCCAGTACTGCTAGTCATTCATCGTCACCCAAATATGTGTCTTTGTCCTCCGACTGCAGGATAAGGAATAAAGAAGCAGTTGGTACAGAACAAATATTCTCATCGACTCATTCATTGTTGTCTGAATGTAGTGAAGAACCTCGATATTGTGATACTTACTACTCGTCTGCAGCCAAATATATGCCATTGTCATCTAACTATGCAATGAATAAAGAATATGCTGGTGCATTTAACTCAAAACAGATGACAGCACAAGTGGAAAATTCTAGTCATTCATTTCTAGACAAAAATCCGTCATTATCTTCAGTAATGAATGAATGTGCATTTAACTCGAAACATAGGGCAATGAAGGTACATGAAGATTCAGATTCCAGTACCTCTAGTTGTTCATTGTCACAAAAATATGTGCCTTTATCCTCAGTAATGAATGAATGTGCAAAACAAAGTGCAAATAAGGTAAATAGTGATTCTGATTCCAGTACTTCTAGTCGTTCCTCGTCACACAAATATGTGCCTTTTTCCTCACACTGcttaatgatgaataaaaaagtagCTGGTACAAAACAgataacagtaaaaaatgctTCTAGTCAACCATTGCTGTTTTCTGGATTTGGTGAAGAACTTCAACATTTAAGTGATGTTGCTTCAGATTCTTCCTCAAGTGGACATGATTTACAGATATGTGATAATTCCTTTAGGAAACTTACCACCGACACAATCTCTTTTCAAGAATACATGAAACAAGAGGACTTTGCTATTAAATGCAATACTGATTTTATAGTGCCATCAAAGTTTTCCTATGATTCAAATGGTGATTTACCTCTCTCAAGTTCAGTGTTGGAAGTTGTACCTGATCTTCTCATTGGAACCTGTCTTGTAGATCCTTCTGATTGA